In the genome of Oncorhynchus clarkii lewisi isolate Uvic-CL-2024 chromosome 4, UVic_Ocla_1.0, whole genome shotgun sequence, one region contains:
- the LOC139407063 gene encoding TGF-beta-activated kinase 1 and MAP3K7-binding protein 2-like isoform X4 yields MAQGSHQIDIRVLHDLRQKFPEVPEGVVSQCVLQNDNNLDACCEYLSQVSPGYLYSEGGNLSNNDDPSFIRLRNHMTQLNLGLQSQFQNVHAAPGRDGLRMNGSRTLSHSLSDGPLQTGQTPNSDFFQQEPQSAPVQAPSSLNVFAVMEPTRKPQPPQHLGLYQLGGKGQSMGQHGQQTPRFNPITVTLAPNIQTGRNTPTSLHIHGGPHTQSGLSSPQGNSIYIRPYVTQPGGTTRQSQQQQAGRAQYSPTSQPQQQIYQISHPTSLPGSRTGPSCQQHQHGSSHTSQHQSQGHQTSHVYMPISSPTNPQAPSILQAPSGGQASSSGASSSVMPSGMSSFSQYNIQNISTGPRKNQIEIKLESPQRSNSTTTTLRTSSSPRSNSSTSSSCPSSSSSVGAAPGTTTTPLSIGGPGLSRSQPTVYISASPPTAATTTPSDEAVMVPTGSRSQPKFYITANNDDGGGRNPPTVYISAQPPPHGSQGARNMGGQVSMGPAYIHHHPPKSRASMGGAGTATSPRVVVTQPNTKYTFKITVSPNKPPAVSPGVVSPTFEATNLLSLPSDHHFVEPEPHHLSDPLSAYRERPSEPRRLSMGSDDAAYTQALLVHQKARMDRLWHELELKKRTLEKLKEEVNEMENDLTRRRLERSNSQSQIPSIEEMQQLRCKNRILQIDIDLLTKEIDLQTRGPHFNPSAIHNFYDNIGFLGPVPPKPKGTLRVESDQEEDEGTQWSCTACTFLNHPALNRCEQCEFPRHF; encoded by the exons ATGGCCCAGGGAAGCCACCAGATTGACATCCGGGTTTTGCACGACCTGCGCCAGAAGTTCCCTGAAGTTCCAGAGGGTGTTGTTTCCCAGTGTGTTCTGCAG AACGACAACAATTTGGACGCCTGTTGTGAGTACCTGTCTCAGGTGAGCCCGGGGTACTTGTACAGCGAAGGAGGAAACCTCAGCAACAACGACGACCCCAGCTTCATCAGGCTCCGCAATCACATGACCCAGCTGAACCTGGGCCTGCAGTCTCAGTTTCAAAATGTGCATGCGGCCCCGGGACGGGACGGCCTGAGGATGAACGGCAGCAGGACTCTGTCCCACAGCCTGAGTGACGGGCCcctccagacaggacagaccCCCAACAGTGACTTCTTCCAGCAGGAGCCCCAGTCAGCCCCTGTGCAGGCACCCTCCAGCCTCAATGTGTTTGCCGTGATGGAGCCCACGCGCAAGCCCCAGCCGCCCCAGCACCTGGGACTCTACCAGCTGGGGGGCAAAGGGCAGTCCATGGGCCAACATGGCCAGCAGACGCCCCGCTTCAACCCCATCACCGTCACCCTGGCCCCCAACATCCAGACGGGACGCAACACCCCCACCTCTTTGCACATACACGGCGGGCCCCATACACAGTCCGGACTGAGCAGTCCACAGGGTAACTCTATCTACATCAGGCCTTATGTGACCCAGCCCGGCGGTACGACCCGGCAAAGCCAGCAGCAGCAGGCTGGCAGGGCCCAGTACAGCCCCACCTCCCAGCCCCAGCAGCAGATCTATCAGATCTCCCATCCCACTTCACTGCCTGGCTCCCGGACAGGCCCTTCCTGCCAGCAGCACCAGCACGGCTCCTCACATACCTCACAGCACCAGTCACAGGGCCACCAGACCTCCCATGTCTACATGCCCATCAGCTCCCCTACCAACCCACAGGCCCCCTCTATCCTCCAGGCCCCCTCTGGAGGTCAGGCCTCCTCCTCTGGTGCCTCGTCCTCGGTCATGCCGTCTGGCATGTCCTCCTTCAGCCAGTACAACATCCAGAACATCTCCACTGGACCGCGCAAGAACCAGATAGAGATCAAACTTGAATCTCCTCAGAGGAGCAACTCCACCACGACCACACTGCGCACCAGCAGCAGCCCCCGCTCCAACtcgtccacctcctcctcctgcccgtcatcctcctcctctgtcgGGGCAGCCCCTGGCACCACCACTACCCCCCTGTCCATCGGAGGCCCGGGCCTAAGCCGCAGCCAGCCCACTGTTTACATCTCTGCCAGCCCGCCCACCGCTGCTACTACCACCCCCTCTGACGAGGCCGTCATGGTCCCAACCGGCTCTCGCTCCCAGCCCAAGTTTTACATTACTGCTAATAACGATGACGGTGGAGGCAGAAATCCTCCAACCGTCTACATCTCTGCTCAACCTCCTCCGCACGGGTCGCAGGGGGCCCGGAATATGGGGGGCCAGGTGAGCATGGGCCCCGCCTACATCCACCACCACCCACCCAAGTCCCGCGCGTCTATGGGAGGGGCAGGCACGGCCACCTCGCCCAGGGTGGTGGTCACCCAGCCCAACACCAAGTACACTTTCAAAATCACAGTGTCCCCCAACAAGCCCCCAGCAGTGTCCCCTGGCGTTGTTTCCCCTACCTTTGAGGCCACCAACCTCCTCAGCCTCCCGTCAGACCACCATTTTGTGGAGCCAGAGCCCCATCATCTCTCAGACCCTCTGTCTGCATACAGGGAGAGGCCCAGCGAGCCACGCAGACTCAGCATGGGTTCAGACGACGCTGCATACACACAAG CCCTGTTGGTTCACCAGAAGGCCCGTATGGACCGGCTGTGGCATGAGCTGGAGTTAAAAAAGAGGACGCTGGAGAAGCTAAAAGAGGAGGTCAACGAGATGGAGAATGACCTGACTAGGAGACGGCTAGAACGATCCAATTCCCAGTCCCAAATCCCCTCG ATTGAGGAAATGCAGCAGTTACGATGCAAAAACAGGATACTACAGATTGACATCGACCTTTTAACCAAAGAAATCGATCTTCAAACAAGAG GACCCCACTTTAATCCCAGTGCAATTCATAACTTCTATGACAACATTGGATTCCTAGGTCCCGTCCCACCCAAACCCAAAGGTACTTTACGTGTTG AGTCAGACCAGGAGGAAGACGAGGGTACGCAGTGGAGCTGCACTGCCTGCACCTTCCTCAACCACCCCGCCCTCAACCGCTGTGAACAGTGCGAGTTCCCACGGCACTTCTGA